The genome window TACGGCATGCCGGGCCGCCTGGTCGACGGCAACGACGCCGCCGCGGTGCACGAGGTGCTGGCCGACGCCGTGGCGCACGCGCGCGAGGGTGGCGGCCCCACGCTCGTCGAGGCGGTGACGTACCGCCTCGACGCGCACACGAACGCCGACGACGCGACCCGCTACCGCGCCGACGCCGAGGTCGAGGCCTGGCGCGACCACGACCCGATCGTGCTGCTGGAACGGGAGTTGACGGACCGCGGACTGCTCGACCAGGACGGGATGCGGGCCGCGCGCGAGGACGCCGAGGCCATGGCCGCCGACCTGCGCACGCGCATGAACCAGGACCCGGCGCTCGACCCGAGGGAGCTCTTCGCCAACGTGTACGCCGAGCCCACCTCCCAACTGATGGAGCAGGAAGCCCAGTTGCGGGCTGAGCTGGACGCGGAGGCCGCGGGACCGGAAGGAGCCGGGCGATGACGACCGTGGCCCTCAAGCCGGCCACCATGGCCCAGGCCCTGACGCGGGCGCTCCGCGACGCCATGGCGGCCGATGCGTCCGTGCACGTCATGGGCGAGGACGTCGGCACACTCGGCGGTGTCTTCCGCGTCACCGACGGGCTCGCCAAGGAGTTCGGCGACGACCGCTGCACGGACACGCCGCTCGCCGAGGCGGGCATCCTCGGCACGGCCGTCGGCATGGCGATGTACGGCCTCAGGCCGGTCGTCGAGATGCAGTTCGACGCGTTCGCGTACCCCGCGTTCGAGCAACTGGTCAGCCATGTCGCGCGTATGCGCAACCGGACCCGTGGCGCGATGCCGCTGCCGATCACCGTCCGTGTTCCCTACGGGGGAGGCATCGGCGGTGTGGAGCACCACAGTGACTCCTCCGAGGCGTACTACATGGCGACTCCGGGCCTCCACGTCGTCACGCCGGCGACCGTCGCCGACGCCTACGGGCTGCTGCGGGCCGCGATCGCCTCGGACGACCCGGTCGTCTTCCTGGAACCCAAGCGGCTGTACTGGTCCAAGGACACCTGGAACCCCGAGGAGCCCGAGGCCGTCGAGCCGATAGGCCGTGCGGTGGTGCGGCGCCCGGGCCGGAGCGCCACGCTGATCACGTACGGTCCGTCGTTGCCGGTGTGCCTGGAGGCGGCCGAGGCGGCGCGCGCCGAGGGCTGGGACCTCGAAGTCGTGGACCTGCGGTCCCTGGTGCCGTTCGACGACGCGACGGTGACCGCGTCCGTGCGCCGCACGGGCCGGGCCGTGGTGGTGCACGAGTCGAACGGGTTCGGCGGTCCCGGAGGGGAGATCGCCGCGCGCGTGACGGAGCGCTGCTTCCACTATCTGGAGGCGCCGGTGCTACGGGTGGCCGGTTTCGACATCCCCTATCCGCCGCCGATGCTGGAGCGGCACCACCTGCCGGGCGTCGACCGGATCCTGGA of Streptomyces cynarae contains these proteins:
- a CDS encoding alpha-ketoacid dehydrogenase subunit beta → MTTVALKPATMAQALTRALRDAMAADASVHVMGEDVGTLGGVFRVTDGLAKEFGDDRCTDTPLAEAGILGTAVGMAMYGLRPVVEMQFDAFAYPAFEQLVSHVARMRNRTRGAMPLPITVRVPYGGGIGGVEHHSDSSEAYYMATPGLHVVTPATVADAYGLLRAAIASDDPVVFLEPKRLYWSKDTWNPEEPEAVEPIGRAVVRRPGRSATLITYGPSLPVCLEAAEAARAEGWDLEVVDLRSLVPFDDATVTASVRRTGRAVVVHESNGFGGPGGEIAARVTERCFHYLEAPVLRVAGFDIPYPPPMLERHHLPGVDRILDAVGRLQWEAGS